A segment of the Zalophus californianus isolate mZalCal1 chromosome 3, mZalCal1.pri.v2, whole genome shotgun sequence genome:
CATGCTTTTGTGTTAGGGCCGTGGGCCACCAGCTGCACGACGCTCTGGTTGGTGTGTCTGCTGAGATGGGGCCACAGTCGAGCATCTTCCTAGAGCCAAGGGACACATCAACCTGAACATTCTTGTCCCCGTGGCATCCTGGGGAGTCTGATGGGTGCTAAGGTTCCTTGACTCTAGCTGCTTCCCTGCAGAACCACAGAATGGTCACTGAGTCTACAACTGAGTTGTCCTGCccagaggtggaggggaggggaagccagTTGTTGTGTCCAGGGGAGGCTGTTTACCACCTCTCCCCACCTTGGAAACTCTGTTCTTGGCAAAGTGAAAGGAATAAAGTCTCCTCCGAACCATGAGCCAAGAGGGTTAGCCCTGGTGTGTTGTGATTGAGGTTGAGGGCCCCCTGGCTGTGGCGCAAACAACATTTTGCCcaacccagcccagcccagcctctctGGCTTCTCAGGACCCCAGGGAAGAGGCAAGCCCCATCATCATAAAATAACAGGGTGTTCAAGCCAGCTGGAAGGGACTAGAGAGACGTCTTGCCCACCTGTCATTTTAGCGATGAAGATACACAGTTTGCCTGTGAGAATCTTTAATTCCCTACTCACTGCCagtgttttcatataaaaatgaggTGCCTGAACTCATATCTTGATAAATGGTAAAATTCCTCTCCCATCCCCATTCTGATCTTGAGCTCCCTTCCCATCTCCATTGAAAATGGCACGTGAACTGCTTGTTCCAAACCCGGAGGAGCAAAGGTAATTTATGTCAGCAGAACTGTGTCAAAATTGCTCTGATCAAAAGGTGACAGTGCTCCACACCTGGGCGGGCAGTTACAAGGCATGGAAGCATGTGCCCTGGGTTGGGTAGCCTGGACTCCAGGCAAGTCCCAGAGGGGTGAACTAAACCCTTTCCCCCAGGCAGTCCGATGCCCCTATCCACAATTTTTGGGTTTACGACCCAAAAGGGGCTTGGGCAGACCTAGAACTGGGGAGTCAGTGTTAATGCCGATCTCCAGGCACAGTCAGACGCAGCCCAGTCAGACCGTATCATGTCACATGGAGGGAAGTGAGCGGGACTGAGGTGGTAGGAGGGGATGCTGTTCCGAAAAATCTTTACCGTCCCCTCTAGGTTGATCTCAGTTTACCGCCAGGCGGCACAGTGCAGAAATGACAAGCCTGGACTCCCGGGGCCAGGGGAGTAAGTGCTTCCGGATTGGTCCTGATGGCCACACTGCCCTCTCATAATTGGCTGGATGGACAGTGAAGTCCTTCCCTTGCCCCCGCTACTCTGGCTTCATTCAAGGGCACCCCCACAAACACTTGCACCCTTTAACCAACAGTGTTCTGGCAACGGCATGTTGTCCAACTGTCTGGGGACTGACCAGAGTGTAAAGCTGCCCCAGTGGGGAGCTGAATCTCTTGCCAGCCTGGGCCCTTGTCTGGTACTACCAGGAGTGGGATGGTTACCCCCTGCCCTGGGAGGGGATGGGGCCGCATCCAGCTGCCCAGCTGTCCGGGTGCTGACATGAAGTGCACCCCAGAGCTGCTCGGGTTTCCCCCCTCGGGCCTGCCCCAGCGGCTGAGCCAGCATCCCAAACATCCTCAGGCTAAATAAGGAGCCCGCTTAGGTcatgggggcggggctggggtcccggggaggggggggcttgGGGCAACCAAGCCAAACAAGGCAAGGAGGGGAGCGATGTATAAAACCAGGGCCCTGGGCTGAGCACCTGTCCGTTTCCCTACTGTGCCTTCCAGAAGTGCTCTGTCCACCTGCTACCCAGCTAGTGGACCCAAGTCCGAAGTCAACCCGCCCACGGTGAGTCCTATTCTCAGACCAGCCCCAGACACTCCCATCCCCAGGATGTTCTGAATTGACAGGGGAAAAGCTGAAAGTCAAAGTCTCTGTGTCAGCCTAGACCCCATGTTTGTTTTGCACTCCCCAGATGTCCAAGGCTGCTCCCGCCAAAAAAACAGCCGCTAAGGCCCCACCTCCGGCATGTACCCTGGATATCAACGACCCCCCAGGTCCAGAGAGCGGCCATTCGCATCCAGGCCTCCTACCGGGGCCACAGGTGAGGGGGAGCCCGGAGCCCTCAGGAGGAGAGGAGCCAGAACTGCAGAAAGCGCACTGCTGCGTGGGGGTGGTGGCAGCTGAGGCAGTGTTATGGACCGCTGGGTTCACTGGACTTAGGGGAGAGAGCTTGGCGAGGTGTGGAAGGATGGCCGACAAAAGCAAATCATTTCATCAGGGTAACAATTCAAGAGCAGGCTCGCTCCCAACCCACCCCCACATTTAAAGTTCTAGCGGGCCGAGGGGGCGGGCAGGGGATTTGGTGCGGGCGATCCAGATCCGCGTGGTGGGAGCTCTGGGCCCTGACCCGGCTCTCGGATAGGTCCCGGAAGGAGCTTCGCGAGAAGGGGCCGCCACGAGTGCTGGAGCCGCTGAAGGACGTGGTGCTGATCGAGGGCAGCGCGGCCAAGCTGACTTGCCGCATTTCCGCTTTCCCGGACCCATTCATCCGCTGGAGCAAAGACGGCAAGGAGCTGCGCGACGGGCCCAAGTATCGCTACGTCCTTCGAGGACCCTGACGTAGTCGCCCTGGTGGTGCGCGACGGCGAGCTGGCCGACCTGGGCCAGTACAACATCAGTGTAACCAACCCCTTCGGCCAGTGCTCTGACTCGGCGCGCATCCTCGTGGAAGGTACGCGCGCCCCGGGTGCGGCGCCACCACTGAGAGCCGCACCGCCTCCCGGCGCGGCAGCGGGGTCCAGCCAGCGCGCTCTCACCGTGGGCCTAGCCGAGTCCCCATGGGGTTGCGGGCACAGGCTGGGGCGCGGCGGCGCGCGGGCTGGCTAGCCCTTCTTGCCTCAGGATCCCAtcccgtccccctcccccccaagacGGAGAAGTCCGCTATGGGCTCCAATCACTCCACTCCAGGGCCCCAGGGTCACAGGGAgccagaggcagagccagggttaGGGCCCGGGCCTCCTGGCTCCGCCCCAGGGCAATGTTCAGTCCTCGGAATTGTCTCCATCCAGGGTACCGAGATATGTAAACGTTCCCGGGTTTTCACTCATAGTATCTCTTTCGATCCTCCATCCCGGGGTGGAAAGGAGCAGGGGCAGCTACTAGTCCGGTTTAACAGCTGAGGAAATGAAGCCCCAGAGAGGCTAGACTTGCCCAACGTCACACTAGGAGTTTAAATCCATCTCATATTGAGGGCGGGGTATTATCTGGGGATCTGGGGAAGTGATGCCTCTGCCCCCGCCTCACCCCTAAGGACCCTCACTGGGTCGCACGCCCTTTCCCTTCTTCTAGTCCCTGCGAAGATTCAAAAGG
Coding sequences within it:
- the SPEGNB gene encoding LOW QUALITY PROTEIN: SPEG neighbor protein (The sequence of the model RefSeq protein was modified relative to this genomic sequence to represent the inferred CDS: deleted 5 bases in 5 codons) encodes the protein MSKAAPAKKTAAKAPPPACTLDINDPQVQRAAIRIQASYRGHRSRKELREKGPPRVLEPLKDVVLIEGSAAKLTCRISAFPDPFIRWSKDGKELRDGPKYRYVFEDPDVVALVVRDGELADLGQYNISVTNPFGQCSDSARILVEVPAKIQKGPDNTKARKGTTVTLTAEIMGEPAPDVGWTKDGEDIEEDDRVFFEIGSTTTTLTIRRATTEDSGKYEVYVENSLGLDQSFARVDVA